Genomic DNA from Ruminococcus sp. OA3:
TGTCTGCTCAGTGCCTTTTCTTCTTTTCTGCTCATACTGCGCTCCTGGTTTCCGGTTTCGTTCCTGTTTTTGTTTCTCAAGTTCTGCTCCTTCGTCTTCTCTCAAAATGTAAAGTCCCTGGATGATCGCCAGCATGACGATCGTACAGATGACCGAACTTCCTCCGTAACTCACAAGTGGAAGTGTGATTCCGGTCATTGGTATAAATTTTGTCGTGCCGCCGACTGTCAGAAATACCTGAAACGCATATTCTGTCCCAAGTCCAAGGGCAATCAACTTATAAAACTTATTGCTCATCCTCATTGAAATATTTAAGATCATGAGGAAACAGCTCATACACACAAGCAGAAGGCATATCGCGAAGATTGCTCCCATCTCCTCACAGATCGCTGCGAAAATAAAGTCCTGCGTCACAACGGGAATTGATTTTGGAGAACCCGCAAAAAGCCCGACACCAAACCATCCCCCTGCACCGATCGCAAACAGCGACTGAACGATCTGATATCCATTTGTCTCGTATACGGAAAACGGGGCTTTCCATGCCACAACACGCTGCCGCACATGGCCGAACAGGAAATAGGCAGCCACAGCTGCAAGACTTCCTCCCGCAAGTCCTGCAAGCGCATATAATGGTTTTTTCGTGGCGACGTAAACCATTACAACGTAAGTCATAAAAAATACAAGTGCACTTCCGAGATCTGTAGATAATACCAGGATCATTACATGAATTCCCGCCACTGCCGTAGCAGTTACAACCTTTTTAAAACTGGGGTCCCCTCTCAGGATTCCCGCAACAAAAAATACAAACGTTATTTTTACCAGCTCTGAAAACTGAAAACTGATCCCGCCGATCTCCAGCGCCAGATTGGCACCTCCCGTCACTCTTGACAGCGCCAGCACTGCGAGCAGCAAAATGATACCCAGGATCCCGTAAAGCCATGTCAGGTCCTTCAGAAGTTTCACCTTCCGGATGATGACCGGTACCAGCAGTGAAATAGCAGTTCCCGCCACCACGATAAAAAACTGCTTCTCCGCTTTCTCGAAATCGAGACGGCTGAGCATGATAAATCCGCAGCTCAGCAGCATGCACATATTATTCACCACCAGCATGGACGCCTTCTTATAAAAAATGCGGTATATAACCTGCAGAACCACGATATATGCTGCCACCTGCAGATACATGATCAGCATTTTAACTTCCATGGTCTGGAGATACATCACAAGAAAGGCAATCAGATTCAGAAAAAGAATCAGAATCACCTGCTTGCGAAGCACATATTTCTTGTCGTCTTCATCCTTTTTTTTGAATATCCGGAAACACTGAAAGGTAAACAGCGTCATCAGGATTATGATTAAATACTTTGATAATTCAACTATGATATTGATCATACATTCACCTGTCTATACGCCCCGTCTGAAATGCCCTTTCGTAAACTCTCCGGAATATTGCGGAAGTTTTCCCATCCCGTAAGCTTCCGAAAATAACCGGGCAATCGCCGCAGTGCGTTTTGAATCCTCTATCGTAAAGTTAAGCCTTACGGCTCTTACACCGAGTTCTTTTACCTCCTGATATTCCCGTAAAAGTCCCGTGGGTATACTGTTATATATGGTATTATAACAGAAACTGCAGTCACATTTTACCGCAAATTGCTTTTTATAGCGGTCCCTCAGATAAAGAACAGAATCTTCCTTTCTGCAGGCATCCAGATTTTTCTTTACACACTGTGCAGATATCATAAGAACCGTATATCCGTAGACCACCATCTCGCTGTCTGTATTGCAGCGTTTTTTAATCTCCTTGGAATTTAATTCTGCCGGAACAGTATCACCCTCCATACCGAGCTGATCAAATAATAATTTCCCCCTGTGGTTCCACGCGGACATCGACGCATTTTGCACCGTGCACTCCTGCATTCCGGCTTCCCTCATCCGTGCATACTGTTCCAGGTTATGCACGAGAAAGCCTCGGATTCCTGTCAGCTTCAACTCAGACAGATATGCAAAAAGCTCTTCCGTCTTCTCTTCACGCAGCATATACGGAAGCATAAGAAACGGTTCAATTCCCTGTCTCGTGCACTCCTTCACATACATACCCACATTCTCTAAAAACCGTTTTCCGTAAAACACGGAACACAATGCATAAATTCTCTTTACTGCACCCGAGTTCAGCAGAGCGCTTATCTGTTCCTTCGTTTCTGCCGAAGCCCAGACCGGTATATCAGTCTCTTTATGTGAATTTTTCACCGTTTTATCAGATTCATTCAAACTTCTGAATTCTTCCCTGAAAAACTTTTTTAAAATCTCCTGTTCCAGTGATGCAAGTGCGCCGCGGCGCAGCTCATTCAGATCCTGCATCGGCATGAAGATATCATCTGTCATCTCCAGAGATAATGCTTCGATATGAAATAAGGTAGCCCCGGTCTTACGCAGCTGTCTCTCCACGCGCTCTTTCGACAGCGGCTGTTTCACAGCCCGCTGAACATCCGCACCCTGACAGACTGCCTCATGCCCGCAGGCAGAAAGTCTGATCCTGGATTTCTCCCCGGCTTTCAGTGATACCTCCGCCCTGACTTTGATCTGATCTTCCGGCTTCACATACTCCTGCGAGATTCTCTCAAACAACGCCTCATTGCGGACCTGGCCGTCCTTCTTTTTCAACGTTTTTTCATTTCGAAGCGCCATCATTCTGCGTCCGTTTCTCTGCCTGTAATATCCCTGGTGAAAGCCGTCGCGGTTATACAGGTCAAATAATTCCTGCCTGTCCTCCCGCGCCACCTCATAAGTTTCACCTTCAGTCGCCAGATCCAGATACTTTCGGTAAATGCGGACAACGCCTGCCGTATATTCCGGCTTTTTCATCCGTCCTTCGATCTTCAGAGAAGTCACACCCGCTTCCAGTATCTCCGGCAGCAGATCTATCGTGCACATGTCTTTTGGACTCAGCACATACGCTGTTTTTTCATCATTTAACGTTATTCTGCCCTCATTTACCTGATATGGAAGCC
This window encodes:
- a CDS encoding FtsW/RodA/SpoVE family cell cycle protein — translated: MINIIVELSKYLIIILMTLFTFQCFRIFKKKDEDDKKYVLRKQVILILFLNLIAFLVMYLQTMEVKMLIMYLQVAAYIVVLQVIYRIFYKKASMLVVNNMCMLLSCGFIMLSRLDFEKAEKQFFIVVAGTAISLLVPVIIRKVKLLKDLTWLYGILGIILLLAVLALSRVTGGANLALEIGGISFQFSELVKITFVFFVAGILRGDPSFKKVVTATAVAGIHVMILVLSTDLGSALVFFMTYVVMVYVATKKPLYALAGLAGGSLAAVAAYFLFGHVRQRVVAWKAPFSVYETNGYQIVQSLFAIGAGGWFGVGLFAGSPKSIPVVTQDFIFAAICEEMGAIFAICLLLVCMSCFLMILNISMRMSNKFYKLIALGLGTEYAFQVFLTVGGTTKFIPMTGITLPLVSYGGSSVICTIVMLAIIQGLYILREDEGAELEKQKQERNRKPGAQYEQKRRKGTEQTREKSLEEKIEEETEKSLRW
- a CDS encoding U32 family peptidase, with product MRAELLAPAGSYEAMTAAYLAGADAVYIGGEKFGARAYADNLDSVHMLGAIDYAHLHGKQLYLTVNTMLKESELENELYEYLLPYYKRGLDAVIVQDSGVFSFIKKEFPGLPIHCSTQMTITGAAGARLLEQLGASRIVTARELSLQEIQDIRKQTELEIESFVHGALCYCYSGQCLFSSMLGGRSGNRGKCAQPCRLPYQVNEGRITLNDEKTAYVLSPKDMCTIDLLPEILEAGVTSLKIEGRMKKPEYTAGVVRIYRKYLDLATEGETYEVAREDRQELFDLYNRDGFHQGYYRQRNGRRMMALRNEKTLKKKDGQVRNEALFERISQEYVKPEDQIKVRAEVSLKAGEKSRIRLSACGHEAVCQGADVQRAVKQPLSKERVERQLRKTGATLFHIEALSLEMTDDIFMPMQDLNELRRGALASLEQEILKKFFREEFRSLNESDKTVKNSHKETDIPVWASAETKEQISALLNSGAVKRIYALCSVFYGKRFLENVGMYVKECTRQGIEPFLMLPYMLREEKTEELFAYLSELKLTGIRGFLVHNLEQYARMREAGMQECTVQNASMSAWNHRGKLLFDQLGMEGDTVPAELNSKEIKKRCNTDSEMVVYGYTVLMISAQCVKKNLDACRKEDSVLYLRDRYKKQFAVKCDCSFCYNTIYNSIPTGLLREYQEVKELGVRAVRLNFTIEDSKRTAAIARLFSEAYGMGKLPQYSGEFTKGHFRRGV